One window from the genome of Nisaea sediminum encodes:
- a CDS encoding class I SAM-dependent methyltransferase produces MTPGGTPSVTAEFILRNTELASPPMVPELTLHLATEITPLWEATESELQQLGLPPPYWAFAWAGGQALARYVIDHPHLVAGRRVLDIGAGSGIVSLAALWVSAATVIANDTDPVAGLAIRMNAEANGLETGLSFAGRDMFDEPTLAEDGNPLFDVVLAGDVFYERPMAVRAEAWLRRHAAAGALVLVGDPGRAYLPKSGRLHCATYQVPVSTELEDREIRETSVWQITAETATPAGS; encoded by the coding sequence ATGACGCCGGGCGGAACCCCGTCCGTCACGGCGGAGTTCATTCTCCGCAACACCGAACTTGCTTCCCCGCCGATGGTTCCGGAACTGACGCTTCATCTCGCGACGGAAATCACACCGCTCTGGGAAGCGACGGAAAGCGAGCTGCAGCAGCTCGGATTGCCGCCACCCTACTGGGCCTTCGCTTGGGCCGGCGGACAGGCGCTCGCACGCTATGTGATCGATCACCCCCATCTGGTCGCCGGCCGCCGCGTCCTCGATATCGGCGCCGGATCCGGCATCGTCAGCCTTGCCGCCCTCTGGGTTTCGGCCGCGACGGTCATCGCCAACGACACAGATCCGGTCGCCGGCCTCGCGATCCGGATGAACGCAGAGGCAAACGGTCTCGAGACGGGGCTGTCCTTCGCCGGACGGGACATGTTCGACGAGCCGACGCTCGCGGAGGACGGCAATCCGCTGTTCGATGTCGTGCTCGCCGGGGACGTCTTCTACGAGCGCCCCATGGCCGTGCGCGCCGAGGCCTGGCTGCGGCGTCACGCGGCGGCGGGCGCGCTCGTGCTCGTCGGCGACCCGGGCCGGGCCTATCTGCCGAAAAGCGGTCGTCTGCATTGCGCCACCTATCAGGTCCCGGTTTCCACCGAGCTCGAGGACAGGGAGATCCGGGAAACCTCCGTCTGGCAGATCACCGCCGAGACCGCTACCCCAGCAGGATCCTGA
- a CDS encoding RidA family protein, giving the protein MTEIIRISPGNVWSDPEFPFSQAVVEPSGRRVHLTGQVAWDAEGRIVGPGDPGLQTEMAIDNIEAILGALGGRLEDIVSTTMYYVRDRDLPAIQQVRTKRFSKQHGPATTGIKVVGLVDPDLLIELTAIAVIPEDRFHSPS; this is encoded by the coding sequence ATGACTGAAATCATCCGTATCTCCCCTGGAAACGTCTGGTCGGATCCGGAGTTCCCGTTCTCCCAGGCCGTGGTCGAGCCGTCGGGGCGGCGGGTGCACCTGACCGGTCAAGTGGCCTGGGATGCCGAGGGAAGGATTGTCGGGCCTGGGGACCCGGGGCTTCAAACCGAAATGGCAATCGACAATATCGAGGCCATCCTGGGGGCCCTTGGGGGGCGTCTCGAGGACATCGTCTCGACCACGATGTACTATGTCCGGGACCGGGACCTTCCTGCGATCCAGCAGGTCCGCACGAAGCGATTCTCGAAACAACACGGTCCGGCCACGACCGGAATCAAGGTGGTCGGCCTCGTCGACCCCGACCTTCTGATTGAGCTGACCGCCATCGCGGTCATTCCCGAAGACCGCTTTCATTCACCGTCGTGA
- a CDS encoding methyl-accepting chemotaxis protein, translating into MDQSLESDDVNLIPDDAEAERAEEDRSRPRRGVGVGGKLYLALGGITLITLSAAIISILAFTTLQQALDQFTGQSIPAIKNSMALANASANIAATAPALVSAANQEERDTIQADMEAGLSDLRGRLQQMPSLDEEGRAGLSALIGEIESALAELQTTIGQRDELRTALDTTTANLRKEQRLFVSGALPLVRQASDTLRQRGETAISFSGEAVENLLTQELVQLESGLRTAALGHEMLSIIALAATAGTEPDVDTLETRFKGVAGQIHDAVNMLDESDAAYDLRQIGLKLLFFGKGSKSVFDLRKAELGGNGDPQRRADIDAEVAELTATFRASIDPVIEEATARLTAGGTGLVDNIKDAISKLIHEDVTVIRDALELVAKANHIAGLLNAAAGAPDTLAVGQISSEFILSNNGLLSALGSFENKLDPLTLESGNLLVGFGLGDNSIFNLRTRLLETEAASQEALAKSRAAVATMSDKVHELVSDAEAAATVSEQSARKTVTNSKYFMFAVCGASVVLSFLIGWLLVSRQVVRRVNGLQRTMAEIADGDLETEVDTAGSDEISAMARTVEVFRDNGREVERLRDEQQRTEARSAEERRQAMLNLADTFERSVKAIVDQVGQSAAAMEKSSETMVNASEQVKSESTGVRAVAEATSSNVNTVAAAAEELAASVQEISANISETSRVAQQAAEKAQNTDRIVVSLDAESQKIGEVVSLINDIAEQTNLLALNATIEAARAGDAGKGFAVVASEVKNLATQTAKATEEISAQIDAVQANTNQAVEAIREIGTLIGDMTEKMIAVSSAVEEQGASTDEIARSSSEAAQSTNQVSETMNGMMSVAGEAGSTADEVLSAAKGVAAQAQSLDREVATFLNKVRSGT; encoded by the coding sequence GTGGACCAGTCACTGGAGTCGGACGACGTAAATCTCATTCCGGACGACGCGGAAGCCGAACGGGCGGAAGAAGACCGCTCCCGTCCGCGGCGCGGCGTCGGTGTCGGCGGCAAGCTCTATCTTGCGCTTGGCGGCATCACCCTCATCACCTTGAGCGCCGCCATCATCTCGATCCTCGCCTTCACCACCCTGCAGCAGGCGCTCGACCAGTTCACCGGCCAGTCCATCCCCGCGATCAAGAATTCGATGGCCCTCGCCAATGCGAGCGCGAACATCGCCGCCACAGCGCCAGCACTGGTCAGCGCCGCGAACCAGGAAGAGCGCGATACGATTCAAGCCGACATGGAGGCCGGTCTCTCCGATCTCCGAGGCCGCCTGCAGCAGATGCCGTCGCTCGACGAGGAAGGCCGGGCCGGTCTGTCCGCGCTGATCGGGGAGATCGAAAGCGCGCTCGCCGAACTCCAGACCACGATCGGCCAACGCGACGAACTACGTACCGCGCTCGATACGACGACGGCCAATCTCCGCAAGGAACAGAGGCTCTTCGTATCCGGCGCCCTGCCCCTCGTGCGGCAGGCAAGCGATACCCTGCGGCAGCGCGGTGAGACTGCGATCAGTTTTTCCGGCGAGGCCGTCGAGAACCTGCTGACCCAGGAGCTGGTGCAGCTCGAATCCGGCCTCAGGACGGCCGCTCTCGGGCATGAGATGCTCTCCATCATCGCTCTGGCGGCGACGGCGGGGACAGAGCCCGATGTCGACACCCTGGAAACCCGGTTCAAGGGTGTCGCCGGTCAGATCCACGACGCCGTGAACATGCTGGACGAGAGCGACGCCGCCTACGATCTGAGGCAGATCGGCCTCAAGCTGCTGTTCTTCGGCAAGGGCTCCAAATCGGTGTTCGATCTGCGTAAAGCGGAACTTGGCGGAAACGGCGACCCGCAGCGGCGCGCCGACATCGACGCGGAAGTCGCCGAGCTGACGGCGACCTTCCGGGCCTCGATCGATCCGGTGATCGAAGAGGCGACCGCACGGCTCACCGCCGGCGGTACCGGCCTGGTCGACAATATCAAGGACGCGATCTCCAAGCTGATCCACGAGGACGTCACCGTGATTCGCGACGCGCTCGAACTCGTCGCCAAGGCCAACCACATCGCCGGATTGCTGAATGCCGCGGCCGGTGCGCCGGATACGCTGGCGGTCGGGCAGATCTCCAGCGAGTTCATCCTGTCGAACAACGGCCTCCTGAGCGCGCTCGGCAGCTTCGAGAACAAGCTCGATCCTCTGACTCTGGAAAGCGGCAATCTGCTGGTCGGCTTCGGTCTCGGAGACAATTCCATCTTCAATCTGCGCACCCGGCTTCTGGAGACCGAAGCCGCCTCGCAGGAAGCGCTGGCGAAGAGCCGGGCCGCGGTCGCGACCATGTCGGACAAGGTTCACGAGCTCGTCTCCGATGCCGAGGCCGCGGCGACGGTCAGCGAGCAGTCGGCCCGCAAAACGGTGACCAACAGCAAGTACTTCATGTTCGCGGTCTGCGGCGCGAGCGTCGTGCTCAGCTTCCTGATCGGCTGGCTGCTGGTCTCCCGTCAGGTTGTGCGCCGGGTGAACGGCCTGCAGCGGACAATGGCCGAGATCGCCGACGGCGATCTGGAAACCGAAGTCGATACCGCCGGTTCCGACGAAATCTCCGCCATGGCGCGGACCGTGGAGGTGTTCCGCGACAATGGCCGCGAGGTCGAGCGGCTGCGCGACGAGCAGCAGCGCACCGAGGCACGCTCCGCCGAGGAACGGCGCCAGGCGATGCTGAACCTCGCGGACACGTTCGAGCGGTCGGTGAAGGCCATTGTCGATCAGGTCGGCCAGTCCGCGGCGGCGATGGAGAAGAGTTCGGAGACCATGGTGAACGCCTCCGAGCAGGTGAAAAGCGAGTCCACCGGCGTGCGCGCGGTCGCGGAGGCGACCTCAAGCAATGTGAACACGGTGGCCGCTGCGGCCGAGGAGCTCGCCGCGTCGGTGCAGGAGATCAGCGCGAACATCTCCGAGACCTCCCGGGTAGCGCAGCAGGCTGCGGAGAAGGCGCAGAACACGGACCGCATCGTTGTCAGTCTGGACGCTGAATCGCAAAAGATCGGCGAGGTCGTCAGCCTCATCAACGACATCGCCGAGCAGACCAATCTCCTGGCCCTGAACGCGACGATCGAGGCGGCACGGGCGGGCGATGCCGGCAAGGGCTTCGCCGTGGTCGCCTCCGAGGTGAAAAACCTCGCGACCCAGACCGCGAAGGCGACCGAAGAGATCTCGGCTCAGATAGATGCCGTTCAGGCCAACACGAACCAGGCCGTCGAGGCGATCCGCGAGATCGGCACGCTGATCGGCGACATGACCGAAAAGATGATCGCGGTCTCCAGCGCGGTCGAGGAACAGGGCGCCTCGACGGACGAGATCGCGCGTTCCTCCTCGGAAGCGGCGCAGAGCACCAATCAGGTGAGCGAGACCATGAACGGCATGATGAGCGTCGCCGGCGAGGCCGGCAGCACGGCCGACGAGGTGCTCTCCGCCGCCAAGGGGGTCGCGGCGCAGGCCCAGTCGCTCGACCGCGAGGTTGCAACTTTCCTTAACAAGGTCAGAAGCGGTACATAA
- a CDS encoding GNAT family N-acetyltransferase, translating into MADRDLKHTTLELPVLTERLCLRAYRDDDLENVFRLRSNPEVVAMLYGEPMTRAEAPEALARYMIPPVLEADGDELKIAVERREDGAYLGNLKLQLLSRENLQGEIGYVFDPRHQGRGYALEAARKGLELGFAHFGMHRISAHCDVRNTASWKLMEKLGMRREAHYREKEFFKGAWAEDFVYAILAREWASTG; encoded by the coding sequence GTGGCCGACCGTGATCTGAAACACACGACGCTCGAATTGCCGGTGCTGACCGAGCGGCTTTGCCTCCGTGCCTACCGCGACGACGACCTTGAGAATGTCTTCCGGCTGCGCTCCAATCCGGAGGTCGTCGCGATGCTCTACGGCGAACCGATGACGCGCGCGGAGGCGCCGGAAGCGCTGGCGCGGTACATGATCCCGCCTGTCCTCGAAGCGGACGGGGACGAGCTCAAGATTGCCGTCGAACGGCGGGAGGACGGCGCCTATCTCGGGAACCTGAAGCTGCAGCTGCTGAGCCGGGAAAATCTGCAGGGCGAGATCGGCTATGTCTTCGACCCGCGCCATCAGGGCCGGGGCTATGCGCTGGAGGCCGCGCGCAAGGGACTGGAACTGGGCTTCGCGCATTTCGGCATGCACCGGATCAGCGCCCATTGCGACGTGCGCAACACCGCTTCCTGGAAGCTGATGGAGAAGCTCGGCATGCGGCGCGAGGCGCATTACCGGGAGAAGGAGTTCTTCAAGGGCGCCTGGGCGGAGGATTTCGTCTACGCCATCCTGGCGCGCGAATGGGCGAGCACCGGCTAG
- a CDS encoding methyl-accepting chemotaxis protein: protein MENAAHTHDPSVDSDEELNKPKTKRRGPGVGGKLYMALIGVTLVTLVAIGISIAAFTGLQETLDQFTGRSIPAIKNSMALANASANIAATAPALVSAQTDEERAEIENGMQLGIGELRQRLDTLTALPETERNKLSGLVTDIEGALADLQATIERREELRTALGKKTAEIRQAHGLFVAEAIPVIQLANETLTFRGEDTISSSVRAVEELLEGEVQQLQSGLKAAAFGNEILSIIALTTTAGSEEMLDMLKDEFDQSSNKVYDAVNNLAETENSIALRDVSLGLSLFGLGDKSVFELRKQELTKGSLPIGQQLQLDIKRVALKAEVAELSSKFKNSIDPVVTEASYKLIAGGEKLVDNVKSSITTLVNEDAGNIKTALELVAQANLVAGLLNAAAGAPDADSIKQTGYQFQAATDAMNAALGEFRERGIDEVTAEKAEMLNTFGTGDESVFELRRTLLETEAEAVAALTRSRESVAAMTSDVNALVAAAETEATASENSAKDTIVKSRQLLFAIGGIGALAGLLIGWLLVSRQVVSRVNGLQQTMAEIADGNLEAEVNTSGSDEISAMARTVEVFRDNGREVERLRDEQQRAEARSAEERRKAMLNLADTFEQSVKAIVDQVGLSAREMEKSSETMVSTSEQVKNESGGVLSIAETTSSNVNTVAAAAEQLAASVQEISVNISETSRVAQRAADKAETTDRIVASLDAESQKIGEVVKLITDIAEQTNLLALNATIEAARAGDAGKGFAVVASEVKNLATQTAKATEEISAQIDAVQANTNQAVDAIREIGTLIGDMTEKMIAVSSAVEEQGASTDEIARSSSEAAQSTNQVSATMNGMMSVAGEAGTTADQVLSAAKGVAAQAQSLDREVATFLDKVRSGT, encoded by the coding sequence GTGGAAAACGCAGCGCATACCCATGACCCCTCGGTCGACTCGGACGAAGAGTTGAACAAACCGAAGACGAAGCGCCGGGGTCCCGGTGTCGGAGGCAAGCTCTACATGGCCCTCATAGGGGTCACCTTGGTGACCCTGGTTGCCATCGGGATCTCGATCGCCGCTTTCACAGGCCTGCAAGAGACCCTCGACCAGTTCACCGGGCGCTCGATCCCGGCGATCAAGAATTCCATGGCCCTCGCCAATGCGAGCGCGAATATCGCCGCGACCGCGCCGGCACTGGTCAGCGCCCAGACCGACGAGGAGCGGGCGGAGATCGAGAACGGCATGCAGCTCGGTATCGGCGAACTGCGCCAGCGGCTCGATACCCTGACCGCACTGCCGGAAACGGAGCGGAACAAGCTCTCCGGTCTCGTCACCGACATCGAAGGCGCCCTCGCCGACTTGCAGGCGACGATCGAGCGCCGGGAAGAGCTGCGGACCGCCCTCGGCAAGAAGACCGCGGAGATCAGGCAGGCGCACGGCCTCTTCGTCGCGGAAGCGATCCCGGTGATCCAGCTGGCGAACGAGACCCTGACCTTTCGCGGCGAAGACACGATCAGTTCGTCCGTACGCGCCGTCGAGGAATTGCTCGAGGGCGAGGTTCAGCAATTGCAGTCCGGGCTGAAGGCCGCCGCCTTCGGTAACGAGATATTGTCGATCATCGCCCTGACGACGACCGCCGGATCGGAAGAGATGCTGGACATGCTGAAGGATGAGTTCGATCAGAGCTCGAACAAGGTCTACGACGCCGTGAACAATCTGGCGGAGACCGAGAATTCCATCGCGCTGCGAGATGTCTCGCTCGGCCTCAGTCTGTTCGGTCTCGGCGACAAATCGGTCTTCGAGCTTCGTAAACAGGAACTTACGAAAGGCTCCCTGCCGATCGGCCAGCAGCTGCAGCTCGACATCAAGCGTGTCGCGCTCAAGGCCGAAGTCGCGGAACTGTCGAGCAAATTCAAGAACTCGATCGATCCGGTCGTTACCGAGGCGAGTTACAAGCTCATCGCCGGCGGGGAGAAGCTGGTCGACAACGTGAAGAGTTCCATCACCACGCTCGTCAACGAGGACGCGGGCAATATCAAGACCGCGCTGGAGCTCGTCGCTCAGGCGAATCTCGTGGCCGGCCTTCTGAACGCGGCCGCCGGCGCGCCCGATGCCGACTCCATCAAGCAGACCGGGTACCAGTTCCAGGCCGCCACCGATGCGATGAACGCCGCACTGGGGGAGTTCCGCGAACGCGGGATCGACGAGGTCACGGCGGAGAAGGCGGAAATGCTCAACACTTTCGGCACAGGCGACGAGTCGGTGTTCGAGCTTCGCCGCACTTTGTTGGAAACCGAGGCCGAAGCCGTAGCCGCACTCACCCGTAGCCGCGAAAGCGTGGCGGCAATGACCAGTGATGTGAACGCGCTTGTGGCCGCCGCCGAAACCGAGGCGACGGCGAGCGAGAATTCGGCCAAGGACACGATCGTGAAGAGCCGCCAATTGCTCTTCGCGATAGGCGGGATCGGCGCGCTGGCCGGCCTGCTGATCGGCTGGCTGCTTGTCTCGCGCCAGGTTGTCAGCCGGGTGAACGGTCTGCAGCAGACGATGGCCGAAATCGCGGACGGCAATCTTGAGGCGGAGGTAAACACTTCGGGCTCTGACGAGATCTCCGCCATGGCACGGACGGTGGAAGTGTTCCGCGACAATGGCCGAGAGGTCGAGCGCCTGCGCGACGAGCAGCAGCGCGCCGAGGCCCGCTCCGCCGAGGAACGTCGCAAGGCGATGCTGAACCTCGCCGATACCTTCGAGCAGTCGGTCAAAGCCATCGTCGACCAGGTCGGGCTCTCCGCCCGCGAGATGGAGAAGAGCTCGGAGACCATGGTGAGCACCTCCGAGCAGGTGAAGAATGAGTCCGGCGGCGTGCTCTCCATCGCCGAGACCACATCGAGCAATGTGAATACCGTCGCCGCGGCGGCCGAGCAGCTCGCCGCCTCGGTGCAGGAGATCAGCGTCAATATCTCCGAGACCTCCCGTGTGGCACAGCGCGCCGCCGACAAGGCGGAGACGACGGACCGCATCGTCGCCAGTCTCGATGCGGAATCGCAGAAGATCGGCGAGGTGGTGAAGCTGATCACCGACATCGCCGAGCAGACCAACCTGCTGGCGCTGAACGCGACCATCGAGGCGGCCCGCGCCGGCGATGCAGGCAAAGGCTTCGCAGTCGTCGCCTCGGAGGTGAAAAACCTCGCGACCCAGACCGCGAAAGCGACCGAGGAGATCTCCGCGCAGATCGACGCGGTGCAGGCCAACACCAACCAGGCGGTGGACGCGATCCGCGAGATCGGCACCCTGATCGGCGACATGACCGAGAAGATGATCGCGGTCTCCAGCGCGGTCGAGGAACAGGGCGCCTCGACGGACGAGATCGCGCGCTCCTCATCGGAAGCGGCACAGAGCACCAATCAGGTGAGCGCGACCATGAACGGCATGATGAGCGTCGCCGGCGAGGCGGGAACCACCGCCGATCAGGTACTCTCCGCCGCCAAGGGGGTCGCCGCGCAGGCGCAATCTCTGGACCGAGAGGTCGCGACATTCCTCGACAAGGTCAGAAGCGGGACCTGA
- the ubiA gene encoding 4-hydroxybenzoate octaprenyltransferase: MTASDIARNDWVDRLLPSAARPYARLMRLDRPIGTWLLLLPCWWGLALGWQATGKALSVPDLIWLYVLFSVGATVMRGAGCTINDLWDREFDRKVARTMERPIASGAISVRQAFAFLGLQLGVGLLILLQLNETCWLLGVLVLVLVVTYPLFKRITYWPQFVLGLTFNWGALMGWAAVTGDIQLANSVLYAAGIVWTLGYDTIYAHQDKEDDVLIGVKSSALALGARTVPFLWIVYPLTLAGIAASGALIGLGWTFYLVLAAAGAQLLWQIRTIDIDDPKGCLLRFQSNRYFGWIVTLAILAG, translated from the coding sequence ATGACCGCAAGCGATATCGCACGCAATGACTGGGTGGACCGGCTGCTGCCATCCGCCGCACGCCCCTATGCCCGCCTGATGCGGCTCGACCGGCCGATCGGGACCTGGCTGCTGCTGCTCCCCTGTTGGTGGGGCCTCGCGCTCGGCTGGCAGGCGACCGGCAAGGCTCTCTCCGTGCCCGACCTCATCTGGCTCTATGTCCTGTTCAGCGTCGGTGCGACCGTGATGCGCGGCGCCGGCTGCACCATCAACGATCTCTGGGACCGCGAGTTCGACCGCAAGGTCGCCCGCACGATGGAGAGGCCGATCGCCAGCGGCGCGATCTCGGTGCGACAGGCCTTCGCCTTCCTCGGCCTGCAACTCGGCGTCGGGCTGCTCATCCTGCTGCAACTGAACGAAACCTGCTGGCTGCTCGGCGTTCTGGTGCTGGTGCTGGTCGTCACCTATCCGCTCTTCAAGCGGATCACCTACTGGCCGCAATTCGTTCTCGGCCTGACCTTCAACTGGGGCGCGCTCATGGGATGGGCTGCTGTCACGGGAGATATCCAGCTCGCCAACAGCGTGCTGTACGCCGCCGGGATCGTCTGGACGCTCGGATACGACACGATCTACGCCCACCAGGACAAGGAGGACGACGTGCTGATCGGCGTGAAATCCTCCGCCCTCGCCCTCGGCGCCCGGACGGTGCCGTTCCTCTGGATCGTCTATCCCCTGACCCTCGCGGGGATCGCCGCCAGCGGCGCGCTGATCGGTCTCGGTTGGACGTTCTATCTCGTTCTGGCCGCCGCCGGCGCGCAGCTCCTCTGGCAGATTCGCACGATCGATATCGACGATCCGAAGGGCTGCCTGCTCCGCTTCCAGTCCAACCGCTATTTCGGCTGGATCGTCACCCTGGCGATCCTCGCAGGATGA
- a CDS encoding methyl-accepting chemotaxis protein, with product MSASELTTDEIDQEESGQPAVKRRGIGVGGKLYLAIGGMFFITVVAAAVSLWAFGDLKRAMNGFAGEAIPAIKSSLQMAAESAAVAAKAPEIVTAQSEEERAATEAEIAALLTRLETRVTGLSALTEEQRQKNLQLITDFRTGIDSLGHKMREKDEIAARIRTNVTALLTTHEEFLGEITPLVDAASSSLAKTGRDAVDGTSKMIVSLLEGEVSALRAGLRLNAGLREILALLARTKATADFEAVPPLRERFDAIAVEILQQEELLPDTEAANTLRTYTNDLLALGTGENSIFAVRTTELDYNKSLTFQETLALQEKSGALNQKLTGLEEQFSEMVEPVIAAASSNLTEGGKTLTDTIGKTINGFVRGDVARLRATLQLTAEANLLAGLINSGASATDMPGLNVLDGRFLMGSVNLDDAVSEFEQHAQNSRVADLVAKITAFGVGDASVFGLRRSQLEIDEAALAALAASRETAAAIEQEVRGIVAEAEKTAAASETSALRRIEESQKLLFGMVAISAAAGLLIGWLMVFRQVVRRVNLLADKMGVIADGDLETDVDTSGSDEISAMARTVEVFRDNGREVERLRDEQQRAEARSAEERRKAMLNLADTFEQSVKAIVDQVGLSAREMEKSSETMVSASEQVKTESGGVLSIAETTSSNVNTVAAAAEQLAASVQEISNNIGETSRVAQRAADKAETTDRIVASLDAESQKIGEVVKLITDIAEQTNLLALNATIEAARAGDAGKGFAVVASEVKNLATQTAKATEEISAQIDAVQANTNQAVDAIREIGTLIGDMTEKMMAISSAVEEQGASTDEIARSTSEAAQSTNQVSATMDGMMSVAGEAGTTADQVLSAARGVAAQAQSLDREVATFLNKVRSGT from the coding sequence ATGTCGGCAAGTGAACTCACCACGGATGAAATCGATCAGGAAGAGTCCGGTCAGCCCGCTGTCAAACGCAGAGGGATCGGTGTCGGTGGCAAACTCTATCTTGCCATCGGTGGAATGTTCTTCATCACCGTGGTGGCCGCAGCCGTTTCCCTTTGGGCGTTCGGCGACCTGAAGCGGGCGATGAACGGCTTCGCTGGCGAGGCGATCCCGGCGATCAAGAGTTCGCTTCAGATGGCCGCCGAAAGCGCCGCCGTCGCCGCCAAGGCACCGGAAATCGTGACCGCACAGTCCGAGGAGGAACGCGCCGCGACCGAAGCCGAAATCGCCGCCCTGCTGACCCGGCTGGAAACCCGGGTGACCGGCCTGTCCGCCCTCACAGAAGAACAGAGACAGAAAAACCTCCAGCTCATCACCGACTTCCGGACCGGCATTGACTCGCTCGGACATAAGATGCGGGAAAAGGACGAGATCGCAGCCCGTATCCGCACCAACGTGACGGCGCTGCTCACCACCCACGAAGAGTTCCTCGGGGAGATCACGCCGCTCGTCGACGCTGCGAGTTCCAGTCTGGCGAAGACCGGCCGGGACGCGGTGGACGGTACGTCCAAGATGATCGTCTCCCTGCTCGAGGGAGAAGTCAGCGCGCTCAGGGCCGGACTGCGCCTCAATGCGGGCCTTCGCGAGATCCTGGCCCTGCTCGCCCGGACCAAGGCGACCGCGGATTTCGAAGCAGTGCCTCCGCTGCGCGAGCGTTTCGATGCAATCGCTGTGGAGATTCTGCAACAAGAGGAACTGCTGCCCGATACGGAGGCGGCAAATACCCTCAGGACCTATACGAACGATCTCCTGGCACTCGGTACCGGCGAGAACTCCATCTTCGCCGTCCGGACGACCGAGCTCGATTACAACAAGTCGCTGACCTTCCAGGAAACCCTGGCCCTGCAGGAGAAGAGCGGAGCCCTGAACCAAAAACTCACGGGGCTTGAAGAACAGTTCTCCGAGATGGTGGAACCGGTGATCGCAGCCGCGAGCTCCAACCTCACCGAAGGCGGAAAGACCCTCACGGATACGATCGGCAAGACCATCAATGGCTTCGTCCGGGGCGATGTCGCGCGGCTGCGCGCGACGCTGCAGCTCACCGCCGAAGCCAATCTCCTCGCAGGACTTATCAATTCGGGTGCCAGCGCCACCGACATGCCGGGACTCAATGTGCTGGACGGACGATTCCTGATGGGGAGCGTCAATCTCGACGATGCCGTCTCGGAATTCGAGCAGCATGCCCAGAATTCGCGGGTGGCCGATCTCGTCGCAAAGATCACGGCATTCGGCGTCGGAGACGCAAGCGTCTTCGGACTGCGCCGGTCGCAGCTCGAGATCGACGAGGCGGCGCTCGCCGCGCTGGCGGCGAGCCGTGAGACGGCCGCCGCGATCGAGCAGGAAGTCCGCGGGATCGTTGCCGAGGCGGAAAAAACCGCAGCGGCGAGCGAGACCAGCGCGCTCCGCCGGATCGAGGAGAGCCAGAAACTGCTCTTCGGGATGGTCGCCATCAGCGCCGCGGCCGGCCTGCTGATCGGCTGGCTCATGGTGTTCCGTCAGGTGGTGCGCCGGGTCAATCTGCTCGCCGACAAGATGGGCGTGATCGCGGACGGCGATCTGGAAACCGACGTGGACACATCCGGCTCCGACGAGATTTCCGCCATGGCGCGGACAGTCGAGGTGTTCCGCGACAACGGCCGAGAGGTCGAGCGCCTGCGCGACGAGCAGCAGCGCGCCGAGGCCCGCTCCGCGGAGGAGCGGCGCAAGGCGATGCTGAACCTCGCGGACACCTTCGAGCAATCGGTGAAGGCCATCGTCGACCAGGTCGGCCTCTCGGCCCGCGAGATGGAGAAGAGCTCGGAGACCATGGTGAGCGCCTCCGAGCAGGTGAAGACCGAGTCCGGCGGCGTGCTCTCCATCGCCGAGACCACATCGAGCAATGTGAATACCGTCGCCGCCGCGGCCGAGCAGCTCGCAGCCTCGGTACAGGAGATCTCCAACAATATCGGAGAGACCTCCCGTGTGGCACAGCGCGCCGCCGACAAGGCGGAGACGACGGACCGCATCGTCGCCAGTCTCGATGCGGAATCGCAGAAGATCGGCGAGGTGGTGAAGCTGATCACCGACATCGCCGAGCAGACCAACCTGCTGGCGCTGAACGCGACCATCGAGGCGGCCCGCGCCGGCGATGCAGGCAAAGGCTTCGCAGTCGTCGCCTCGGAGGTGAAAAACCTCGCGACCCAGACCGCGAAAGCGACCGAGGAGATCTCCGCGCAGATCGACGCGGTGCAGGCCAACACCAACCAGGCGGTGGACGCGATCCGCGAGATCGGCACCCTGATCGGCGACATGACCGAGAAAATGATGGCAATCTCCAGCGCGGTCGAGGAGCAGGGTGCCTCGACCGACGAGATCGCGCGCAGCACCTCGGAAGCCGCGCAGAGCACCAATCAGGTGAGCGCGACCATGGACGGCATGATGAGCGTCGCCGGCGAGGCGGGAACGACCGCCGACCAGGTGCTCTCTGCCGCACGGGGCGTCGCCGCGCAGGCGCAGTCCCTCGACCGCGAGGTCGCGACCTTCCTCAACAAGGTGAGAAGCGGGACCTGA